A single window of Pelagicoccus enzymogenes DNA harbors:
- a CDS encoding adenosylcobinamide amidohydrolase codes for MKIGEYYESVELHRKEKIIYAQLLKPHRVLSTCRLNGGLREDLEFIYNHQSCEPRAHLGHDLCEVAVKDPARYQRRIASKAGIEYGKSASLGTAANVNNAAIARESHRDLQVVAITTAGVGGNGGRAGDPASYYASEEGTVIIERAPPPAGTINTLLLINQEVTPGALVAASTVMTEAKSSVLQELMAPSRYSQGIATGTGTDQIAIASLIGTSIQHTDANKHSKLGELIGKAVRTALFQALNLQSGLTPDARRSSLAQLLRFGETQSSFIESIRERLPEEAADLFEANFLSANHDPVTVAAVQALVHVWDQFQWSVLPRTCIHEAMIGQASLIASAASGREMGREEMQKRLGSWRVSLQASSLLDLVRRSFAIGYALKWSGRFED; via the coding sequence ATGAAGATCGGCGAATATTACGAATCGGTGGAACTGCACCGGAAGGAAAAAATCATCTATGCCCAGCTGTTGAAGCCGCATCGCGTGCTGTCGACATGTCGCTTGAATGGAGGTCTGCGGGAGGACCTAGAGTTCATCTATAATCATCAATCCTGCGAACCGAGAGCCCACCTTGGGCATGACCTTTGCGAGGTAGCGGTCAAGGATCCTGCACGTTACCAAAGGCGAATCGCGAGCAAGGCGGGAATTGAGTATGGCAAGAGCGCCTCCTTGGGGACCGCGGCAAACGTCAACAACGCAGCAATCGCAAGGGAATCCCATCGTGATCTGCAAGTGGTGGCGATTACCACGGCAGGCGTTGGCGGCAACGGTGGACGGGCAGGTGACCCCGCTTCCTACTATGCTAGCGAGGAAGGCACCGTGATAATCGAGAGAGCACCTCCCCCTGCTGGAACGATTAACACCCTATTGCTGATAAACCAGGAGGTGACGCCGGGAGCTCTGGTCGCGGCGAGCACCGTTATGACGGAGGCGAAATCAAGCGTGCTTCAGGAATTGATGGCTCCCTCGCGTTATTCCCAAGGGATCGCTACGGGAACGGGTACGGATCAAATCGCAATCGCTAGTCTCATCGGAACCAGTATCCAGCATACGGATGCAAATAAGCATTCAAAGCTTGGCGAACTGATTGGAAAGGCTGTGCGTACCGCTCTCTTCCAAGCGCTCAATCTACAATCCGGACTCACTCCGGATGCTCGCAGATCCAGCCTTGCCCAGCTTTTGCGTTTTGGTGAAACGCAATCCTCGTTTATAGAGTCGATCCGAGAGCGGTTGCCCGAAGAGGCAGCGGATCTGTTTGAAGCGAACTTTCTCTCGGCAAATCATGACCCCGTCACCGTGGCCGCCGTACAAGCTCTCGTGCATGTGTGGGATCAGTTTCAATGGAGCGTTCTTCCCCGGACTTGTATCCACGAAGCCATGATCGGACAAGCAAGCTTGATCGCTTCGGCAGCAAGCGGGAGAGAAATGGGGCGCGAGGAAATGCAAAAAAGGCTCGGTTCCTGGCGGGTGAGCTTGCAAGCCTCGAGCTTATTGGACTTGGTGCGCCGCAGCTTTGCCATCGGCTATGCCCTGAAATGGTCTGGGCGCTTCGAGGACTAG
- a CDS encoding cob(I)yrinic acid a,c-diamide adenosyltransferase: MPKGNISTRSGDKGTTGVGGGGRVDKDDARIEALGDLDETNSVIGVLRSVLPPEHDWEPGLQRIQTEMMNLMGHVATPSTSPRQPSVPLPDESSLWMEGWMQEIEDSLSDATEYFLLPGGNSISAQCHMVRTVARRAERRLVTLNKIDPVAPSILKFVNRLSDLAFKLARQETHRKGLTEDRWRLFRDKR; this comes from the coding sequence ATGCCAAAAGGAAATATTTCAACACGATCGGGCGACAAAGGAACCACCGGAGTTGGGGGCGGTGGCCGCGTCGACAAGGATGACGCTCGCATCGAAGCGCTGGGCGACCTCGACGAGACTAACAGCGTGATTGGCGTGCTGCGTAGCGTTTTGCCGCCCGAACACGACTGGGAGCCGGGGCTGCAGCGAATCCAAACCGAGATGATGAACCTGATGGGGCACGTGGCTACGCCATCGACGTCGCCCCGGCAACCTTCGGTGCCTTTGCCAGACGAGTCATCCTTGTGGATGGAGGGCTGGATGCAGGAAATCGAGGACAGCTTATCCGACGCGACGGAGTATTTCCTGCTTCCGGGAGGAAACTCAATTTCAGCTCAATGCCATATGGTCCGCACGGTTGCTCGTCGAGCGGAGCGACGCTTGGTCACCCTCAACAAAATCGATCCCGTGGCCCCGAGTATTCTCAAGTTCGTGAACCGGCTGTCGGATCTTGCCTTCAAGCTCGCACGGCAGGAAACCCATCGCAAAGGGCTGACCGAAGATCGCTGGCGTCTTTTTCGTGACAAACGATAG
- a CDS encoding ABC transporter ATP-binding protein: MSLALEAVSVSVGYEGKGTTARVVASGLTVSLKAGEFVCLLGPNGVGKSTLIRTLAGMQKPISGSIRIADTDLKALSPKQKARAVSVVLTDSLPQGMFDAYSVVALGRHPHTGWTGSLAERDRQRIEWALQAVGAGGLARRQVSELSDGERQKIMIARALAQETKLILLDEPTAFLDLPRRVELMRTLRDLSRNEGLSILLSTHDLDLALRSADRLWLLDSEGGLTTGIPEELAYAGEIANAFRSSEVDWDNEQGAFKMHNRACASVTLHGSGAIEVWTRRALARIGYEVGSEKSESKIRIQIEARGNGFFWKVESEEGSERFESLHELLQGLLGRSHQAANGET, translated from the coding sequence ATGAGCCTAGCTCTAGAGGCAGTAAGCGTAAGCGTTGGCTACGAAGGCAAGGGGACTACCGCTCGCGTCGTGGCAAGTGGGCTCACGGTTTCGCTCAAGGCAGGAGAATTTGTGTGTTTGCTTGGGCCAAACGGAGTGGGGAAGTCAACATTGATCCGCACCCTCGCTGGAATGCAAAAACCGATTTCTGGGAGTATAAGGATTGCGGATACGGATTTGAAAGCCTTGTCGCCGAAGCAAAAGGCGAGGGCGGTGAGCGTGGTGCTGACCGACAGCTTGCCGCAGGGCATGTTCGATGCTTACTCGGTGGTCGCACTGGGTCGTCATCCTCACACCGGTTGGACGGGCAGCTTGGCCGAGAGGGATCGCCAGCGCATCGAATGGGCCCTTCAGGCAGTGGGCGCCGGCGGACTCGCCCGTCGGCAGGTTTCTGAGCTAAGCGACGGCGAGAGGCAGAAGATCATGATCGCGCGAGCCCTCGCTCAAGAGACGAAGCTCATCTTGCTGGATGAACCAACGGCCTTCCTTGATTTGCCAAGAAGGGTGGAATTAATGCGTACCTTAAGGGATCTGTCTCGCAATGAAGGGCTTAGTATTCTGCTCTCCACTCATGACCTAGACCTTGCCTTGAGGAGCGCTGACCGCCTCTGGTTGCTGGACAGCGAGGGCGGATTGACGACCGGAATCCCGGAAGAACTCGCTTATGCGGGAGAGATTGCGAACGCGTTTCGCTCGAGCGAGGTTGATTGGGACAATGAGCAAGGTGCGTTCAAAATGCACAATCGAGCCTGCGCTTCAGTGACTCTCCACGGCAGTGGGGCGATCGAAGTTTGGACCCGCAGGGCTCTTGCTCGCATTGGATATGAAGTAGGGTCCGAGAAAAGTGAATCCAAAATCAGGATACAAATTGAAGCTAGAGGAAACGGATTTTTCTGGAAGGTCGAATCCGAGGAGGGATCAGAGCGATTTGAGTCCCTGCACGAGCTCCTGCAAGGATTGCTAGGGAGATCGCATCAAGCTGCGAATGGGGAGACATGA
- a CDS encoding FecCD family ABC transporter permease translates to MLFFALGVGVLALLVANVCLGSATISLGDVWNAIIGGDSRNSVTSQIVMDFRMPRALTALLAGAALAVSGLLMQTIFRNPLADPFVLGVNSGASLGVAIVLLVLAPAGVSLTQGLELGGHLLVVIAATGGAAVVLGVVLSFAQRVDVMSLLILGLMLSYAVGAVVSVLMFYSMAERLLSFFAWSYGTFGNVAWSHMKVFGFCVGAGAFASLFLSKPLDAMLMGERFAESLGTKVKRVRIFSLGLASLLAGTVTGFCGPIGFLGIAAPHLCRYLFKTAQHKVLIPASLLGGGGIALAADLVAKAPGFDGALPLNAVTALVGAPVIIVALIRQRNLRKAFG, encoded by the coding sequence ATGCTGTTCTTCGCGTTGGGCGTGGGGGTGCTGGCGTTGCTGGTTGCAAACGTCTGTTTGGGTTCTGCCACAATATCCTTGGGTGACGTTTGGAACGCAATCATCGGCGGCGATTCGAGAAATTCGGTTACCAGTCAAATCGTGATGGACTTCCGCATGCCGCGAGCCTTGACCGCTTTGCTCGCGGGGGCGGCATTGGCTGTATCCGGATTGTTGATGCAAACCATCTTTCGTAACCCCTTGGCTGATCCATTTGTACTCGGAGTCAATTCGGGAGCGAGCCTCGGAGTCGCCATCGTTTTGTTGGTTCTCGCACCCGCTGGCGTAAGCCTGACGCAGGGACTGGAACTGGGAGGACATTTGTTAGTGGTCATCGCCGCGACGGGTGGAGCTGCCGTTGTTTTGGGAGTCGTGTTATCCTTCGCTCAAAGAGTCGATGTCATGTCGCTGCTGATACTCGGGCTCATGCTCAGCTACGCTGTAGGAGCGGTGGTGAGCGTCCTAATGTTCTACAGCATGGCGGAACGTTTGCTGTCTTTCTTCGCCTGGTCCTATGGTACGTTCGGCAATGTGGCATGGAGTCACATGAAGGTATTTGGCTTCTGCGTCGGTGCAGGGGCCTTCGCCAGCCTCTTTCTTAGCAAGCCGTTGGATGCGATGTTAATGGGGGAACGCTTCGCTGAATCACTCGGAACTAAAGTGAAGCGCGTGCGCATTTTTTCGCTTGGGCTTGCTTCTCTTCTGGCGGGGACGGTTACGGGATTTTGTGGACCTATCGGTTTTCTAGGAATCGCGGCGCCCCATCTCTGCCGTTACCTTTTCAAAACGGCCCAACATAAAGTTCTGATCCCAGCTTCCTTGCTGGGAGGAGGCGGCATCGCCTTGGCGGCCGACTTGGTGGCGAAGGCTCCGGGATTCGATGGGGCTCTGCCCTTAAATGCAGTGACTGCCCTTGTAGGGGCTCCCGTCATCATCGTGGCGTTGATCCGTCAAAGGAACCTGAGAAAGGCTTTCGGATGA
- a CDS encoding cobyric acid synthase: MKAISILGTSSNAGKSWMATALCAWLRRQGVKVAPFKAQNMANNAFATLSGGEIGVAQSVQAEACGLVPTVEMNPILLKPNGPDGSQIVRLGVAGENATARDYYRSIESSWETVRETLDHWNSECEVLVLEGAGSPVELNLMDRDIVNLRPIEYLDGKWLLVSNIEYGGVFAQIIGTWNLLPESIRARGLGVAVNRFRGDLSLFDGAKREIESRAELPYLGVVPFDRALAIDDEDSLNALTEAPQTGRPYVAWIKYPRVSNSQDMLPWKHDEGVDSIWTSDPRVVCSAAAVVLPGSKNTLEDLRWLREADLDLAVLELANSGRPVVGICGGKQMLGRSLYEPRAGTTVQGLQLLPIDTEFLAEKRVQRNEAKLGDRVWETFEIHTGESRVGTGVQYGRLFEVRKAGERAFTADGMKVGNVWGSYQHGIFDAPELRQLLVDEAGIAGVLICRDDWKQKRMKVYDAMADSLERYLDLDTVKRYLGV, from the coding sequence ATGAAAGCCATCTCTATTCTCGGCACCTCTTCCAATGCGGGAAAGAGTTGGATGGCGACCGCCTTGTGCGCGTGGCTAAGGCGGCAGGGCGTGAAGGTTGCCCCCTTCAAGGCCCAGAATATGGCCAACAATGCTTTCGCTACCCTGAGCGGCGGAGAAATCGGCGTGGCTCAATCGGTGCAAGCGGAAGCCTGCGGGCTGGTGCCAACCGTGGAGATGAATCCAATTTTGCTGAAGCCCAACGGTCCGGATGGTTCCCAGATCGTTAGGCTTGGAGTTGCCGGTGAAAACGCTACGGCTCGCGACTACTACCGCAGCATTGAGTCTTCTTGGGAAACGGTTCGAGAGACCTTGGACCATTGGAATTCGGAGTGCGAAGTGCTAGTCCTTGAGGGTGCAGGCAGTCCAGTGGAGCTGAACCTGATGGATCGAGACATCGTAAATTTACGTCCCATCGAGTACTTGGATGGTAAATGGTTGCTGGTATCCAATATTGAATACGGTGGCGTTTTCGCCCAAATCATTGGGACTTGGAATTTGCTGCCGGAGTCGATACGCGCACGGGGGCTGGGCGTTGCGGTAAATCGATTCCGCGGCGACTTGAGCTTGTTTGACGGGGCGAAGCGGGAGATCGAGTCGAGGGCGGAATTGCCCTACCTTGGAGTGGTGCCTTTCGACAGGGCGCTCGCTATCGATGACGAGGATAGCTTAAATGCTCTTACTGAAGCTCCGCAAACAGGCAGGCCGTATGTAGCCTGGATCAAGTATCCACGCGTATCCAATAGCCAAGACATGCTGCCGTGGAAACATGACGAGGGAGTCGATTCGATCTGGACAAGCGACCCGAGGGTCGTGTGTAGCGCGGCTGCCGTCGTTTTGCCCGGTAGTAAAAACACTTTAGAGGACCTCAGGTGGTTAAGGGAGGCGGATTTGGACTTGGCTGTTCTTGAATTAGCTAATTCGGGGCGCCCGGTGGTGGGGATTTGCGGTGGCAAGCAGATGCTCGGCAGATCGCTGTATGAGCCAAGAGCTGGAACGACAGTGCAAGGCCTGCAGTTGCTGCCAATCGATACCGAATTCCTCGCAGAGAAACGCGTGCAGCGAAACGAGGCGAAGCTTGGAGACCGTGTCTGGGAAACCTTTGAGATTCACACTGGCGAGAGTCGTGTTGGAACGGGCGTGCAGTATGGTCGGCTTTTCGAGGTACGGAAAGCAGGAGAGAGGGCTTTTACGGCAGACGGAATGAAAGTTGGAAACGTCTGGGGCAGTTACCAACACGGCATTTTTGATGCTCCGGAGCTTCGTCAGCTCTTGGTAGATGAGGCGGGAATAGCTGGAGTCTTGATTTGTCGCGACGACTGGAAGCAGAAACGCATGAAGGTCTACGACGCGATGGCGGACAGTTTGGAACGGTATTTAGATTTGGATACGGTGAAACGGTATCTGGGCGTGTAA
- a CDS encoding 2-oxoacid:acceptor oxidoreductase family protein has product MIASKPKYPGIRITTNGNQLVALYTEARIAEAGVFYPITPSTEMGEMFEFARAKGQLNVFGQPTLAIETEGEHAAQGGAIAQSVTGKRTVNFTSGQGIVYGVEQYYHAPGKLSTMVLEVAARALTKHALNVHCGHDDIYAALDTGWIMMFAKDAQQAADQAVILRKVTEKALTPGMNIQDGFLTSHLERTFLKHESELLREFLGSPDDIVECPTEAQRKLFGPTRRRIPKVIDLHDPALIGPVQNQEHYMNGVVARRNNFVEPILGFIEEAYNEFGNLTGRHYSLVSEYRNDDAEITFISLGSAAENIEAAVDHLRETRGVKVGSIHVNVIRPFPQAAIVDALRGKKACIILERTDEPFAGDNPLAREVRAALTKSYIHPGFPHRDGLPTIEQSEVPRNYSGVYGLGSRDFRPEHIIGAYEFVAEGRARQDGKTAADGVTFFNLGVDHPYSVCSDETPSLLPKDAIAVRLHSIGGWGMITTGKNLAEIIGELGTYVAQRDKELDENGNPKEVVHVSANPKYGSEKKGAPTEYFLTAAPERVRVNCDLKHVNVVLCCDPKAFTHINPIKGLVEGGAFIWESAESPEQAWQRIPQKYRQEIIDKKIRIYTLPGFKIAKGATKRPDLQLRMQGNSFLGAFFKVSPFLDTFGIDEDHFKEVVRAQYNKKFGKFGEAVVDSNMEVMIQGGSQLREVPYGPLEAPDHSAMRGEMLLPNSDCGGACGCAPQEGQPEGTPMYRTSAFDKEFRAGLGYDQPASPLSAVGVMASATGATSSKYGARRETPKYFAENCTQCMECITSCPDTALPNTAQDLQTILRTAVENYVRDPEQRALIAAAIPDVDQAIRDRMKENAKKKEGESVRDLVMEIVRGEAKISATAAEELDAILKILPLAYLKVPAVFFSLERKEAGMGGIFSIFVSDLCKGCGLCVEECGDHDALRMVEDTEEYNAEILSATEFLRLLPDTNQKYLGLYNDETPEDSRPAAWRNHMMVNRNYDALVSGDGACAGCGEKPVLHALASVTEAYMRPVYHKKADRMLQKVAQLKAEGAAKLEALAQSDAKAYGTWKRIVSHVVMGLGGDSNEDTDARLAAHGEISDAELVEAICLVLEKEAFNHKNLQTIDGRLANGMSVMAMGAHTGCNTVYGSTPPNNPHPYPWLNSLFQDGATISWMMGESFMTENARRSVIPERMIDHLMDGDLLDEATYFNYTHFTDALMTDQEIKELPKVWCVGGDGGMGDIGFQNVSKVILQNRPNVKLLMLDTQVYSNTGGQNSDHSPMTGGFDMNQAGAASQGKLNEMKNITECFLNGHGSPYLAQVSMADSAKLYNSLLEGLQYRGTAFFQCYTTCQPEHGVADNMATNQATLARESRCLPEFVFNPQLGESYQEALSLKGNKNPDRDWWQAKYSDSKDTYSFTIAHWACTEARFRQHIKKAAPEEVERMEHLEDVLLRVTQQDIVHRRFIDPKNRAYIPDFGVYIYYDAGNGKRVPMKMSRQMVLFNVERRKAWRMLQSHAGVVNKDYEAQKALLAQVDKGEISLQDLKSKGRELLVAE; this is encoded by the coding sequence ATGATCGCATCGAAACCGAAATATCCCGGCATTCGCATTACCACCAACGGCAACCAGCTGGTAGCCTTGTATACTGAGGCCCGCATCGCGGAAGCCGGCGTCTTCTATCCGATCACTCCCTCCACGGAAATGGGTGAAATGTTCGAATTCGCTCGGGCGAAAGGACAGCTCAACGTGTTTGGACAACCGACCCTCGCTATCGAAACCGAGGGCGAACACGCGGCTCAGGGCGGAGCCATCGCCCAATCCGTAACCGGCAAGCGCACCGTTAACTTTACCTCTGGTCAAGGCATCGTCTACGGAGTGGAGCAATACTACCACGCACCTGGCAAGCTATCCACCATGGTGTTGGAGGTCGCCGCCCGGGCACTGACCAAACATGCGCTGAACGTGCACTGTGGCCACGACGACATCTACGCTGCCCTGGATACGGGCTGGATCATGATGTTCGCCAAGGACGCCCAACAGGCTGCCGACCAAGCCGTGATCCTGCGAAAGGTCACGGAAAAGGCCCTCACGCCGGGAATGAACATCCAGGACGGGTTCCTCACCTCCCACCTGGAGCGCACTTTTCTCAAACACGAATCCGAATTGCTGCGCGAGTTCCTCGGATCGCCCGACGACATCGTAGAATGTCCCACAGAAGCTCAAAGGAAGCTATTCGGGCCCACCCGCCGTCGGATCCCCAAAGTCATCGACCTGCACGATCCTGCCCTGATCGGCCCCGTGCAGAACCAGGAACACTATATGAATGGGGTGGTGGCGCGTCGCAACAACTTCGTGGAGCCAATCTTGGGGTTCATCGAAGAAGCCTATAACGAGTTCGGCAACCTCACCGGCCGCCATTACAGCCTAGTCTCCGAATATCGGAACGACGACGCGGAAATCACCTTCATATCGCTTGGCTCCGCCGCCGAGAATATCGAGGCCGCCGTCGATCACCTGCGAGAAACGCGGGGCGTCAAGGTCGGCTCCATCCATGTCAACGTGATCCGACCTTTCCCTCAAGCCGCCATCGTGGACGCTCTCCGCGGCAAGAAGGCTTGCATCATCCTCGAACGTACCGACGAACCGTTCGCCGGAGACAATCCGCTAGCCCGCGAGGTCCGAGCCGCCCTCACCAAGAGCTACATTCACCCCGGTTTCCCACATCGAGACGGATTGCCCACGATCGAGCAAAGCGAGGTTCCCCGCAACTATTCGGGTGTCTACGGCCTCGGATCCCGCGATTTCCGCCCGGAGCACATCATCGGAGCCTACGAGTTCGTGGCTGAAGGCCGAGCCCGTCAGGACGGCAAGACCGCTGCCGACGGAGTCACCTTCTTCAACCTCGGCGTAGACCATCCCTATTCCGTCTGTTCGGACGAGACCCCCTCTCTCCTGCCCAAGGACGCCATCGCGGTACGGCTTCATTCCATTGGCGGTTGGGGCATGATCACCACCGGCAAGAACCTGGCGGAAATCATCGGGGAACTGGGTACCTACGTCGCCCAACGAGACAAGGAGCTCGACGAAAACGGGAATCCGAAAGAAGTGGTGCACGTTTCCGCCAACCCAAAGTACGGTTCGGAAAAGAAGGGGGCTCCCACCGAGTACTTCCTCACCGCCGCACCCGAGCGGGTGCGAGTCAATTGCGACCTCAAGCACGTCAACGTAGTGCTCTGCTGCGATCCCAAAGCCTTCACCCACATCAATCCCATCAAGGGGCTCGTGGAAGGCGGAGCCTTCATCTGGGAATCGGCGGAATCGCCTGAGCAAGCTTGGCAACGCATCCCCCAAAAGTACCGGCAAGAGATCATCGACAAGAAGATCCGCATCTACACCCTGCCCGGATTCAAGATCGCCAAGGGCGCCACCAAGCGCCCCGACCTGCAGCTCCGCATGCAGGGCAATTCCTTCCTCGGCGCCTTCTTCAAGGTATCGCCTTTCCTCGACACCTTCGGTATCGACGAAGACCACTTCAAGGAGGTGGTGCGAGCCCAGTACAACAAGAAGTTCGGCAAGTTCGGCGAAGCGGTGGTGGATTCCAACATGGAAGTCATGATCCAAGGGGGCTCCCAGTTGCGGGAGGTGCCCTACGGTCCCCTCGAAGCGCCGGACCATTCCGCCATGCGCGGAGAAATGCTACTTCCCAATTCCGATTGCGGAGGAGCTTGCGGCTGCGCCCCCCAAGAGGGACAGCCCGAGGGAACTCCCATGTACCGCACGAGCGCCTTCGACAAGGAATTCCGAGCTGGCCTTGGCTACGACCAACCCGCCTCGCCGCTCTCCGCGGTTGGCGTGATGGCCTCCGCCACTGGCGCCACGTCCTCCAAATACGGGGCTCGACGTGAGACGCCGAAGTACTTTGCGGAAAATTGCACCCAGTGCATGGAATGCATCACCTCCTGCCCGGACACCGCTTTGCCGAACACGGCCCAGGACTTGCAAACCATCCTTCGTACCGCCGTCGAGAATTACGTTCGCGACCCTGAGCAACGGGCGCTCATCGCAGCCGCCATCCCTGACGTCGATCAAGCGATACGCGACCGCATGAAGGAAAACGCCAAGAAGAAGGAAGGCGAATCGGTACGCGACCTCGTCATGGAAATCGTGCGGGGCGAGGCCAAGATTTCCGCTACCGCCGCCGAGGAGCTAGACGCCATCCTGAAAATTCTTCCTTTGGCCTACCTCAAAGTCCCAGCCGTCTTCTTTTCCCTCGAACGCAAGGAAGCGGGCATGGGTGGGATATTCTCCATTTTCGTCTCCGACCTCTGCAAGGGCTGCGGCCTCTGCGTAGAGGAATGCGGCGACCACGACGCCCTGCGCATGGTGGAAGACACCGAGGAATACAATGCGGAGATCCTTTCCGCAACGGAGTTCCTCAGGCTGCTGCCGGACACCAACCAGAAATACCTCGGACTCTACAACGACGAGACGCCGGAGGACTCTCGCCCTGCCGCTTGGCGCAACCACATGATGGTCAACCGCAACTACGATGCCCTTGTCTCCGGGGACGGAGCCTGCGCCGGTTGCGGCGAGAAACCGGTCCTGCACGCGCTCGCGTCGGTGACCGAAGCTTACATGCGCCCCGTCTACCACAAGAAAGCGGACCGCATGTTGCAGAAAGTGGCCCAGCTAAAGGCGGAAGGCGCCGCCAAACTGGAAGCCCTCGCCCAAAGCGACGCCAAGGCCTACGGCACTTGGAAACGCATCGTCTCTCACGTCGTTATGGGACTCGGAGGTGACTCCAACGAGGATACCGATGCCCGTCTCGCAGCCCACGGAGAGATTTCCGATGCGGAGTTGGTGGAAGCCATCTGCCTCGTGCTGGAAAAGGAAGCCTTTAACCATAAGAACCTGCAAACCATCGATGGTCGCCTCGCCAATGGCATGTCCGTCATGGCCATGGGAGCGCATACCGGCTGCAATACCGTTTACGGCTCAACCCCTCCCAACAACCCGCACCCCTACCCTTGGCTCAACTCGCTCTTCCAGGACGGCGCAACGATCTCCTGGATGATGGGTGAAAGCTTCATGACCGAAAACGCCCGTCGCTCCGTAATCCCAGAACGCATGATCGACCATCTCATGGATGGCGACCTGCTGGACGAAGCGACTTACTTCAATTATACCCATTTTACCGATGCCCTGATGACCGATCAGGAAATCAAGGAATTGCCAAAGGTATGGTGCGTAGGCGGCGACGGCGGCATGGGCGATATTGGGTTCCAAAACGTATCCAAAGTCATCCTACAGAATCGACCGAACGTTAAGCTCCTTATGCTCGACACCCAAGTGTATTCAAACACTGGAGGACAAAACTCGGACCACAGCCCGATGACTGGAGGTTTTGACATGAACCAAGCCGGAGCGGCTTCCCAAGGAAAGCTGAACGAGATGAAAAACATCACGGAGTGCTTCCTGAATGGGCACGGCTCTCCCTACCTCGCTCAAGTTTCCATGGCCGATTCCGCAAAGCTCTACAACAGCTTGCTCGAGGGCTTGCAGTACCGCGGTACCGCTTTCTTCCAATGCTACACGACTTGCCAACCGGAGCACGGCGTCGCCGACAACATGGCAACCAATCAAGCCACTCTCGCTCGCGAGAGCCGCTGCTTGCCTGAGTTCGTCTTCAACCCTCAGCTCGGAGAGTCCTACCAGGAGGCCCTTAGCCTCAAGGGAAACAAGAATCCGGACCGTGATTGGTGGCAGGCAAAATACAGCGATTCGAAGGATACCTATTCCTTCACCATCGCTCACTGGGCATGCACCGAAGCTCGCTTCCGCCAACACATCAAGAAAGCAGCTCCGGAAGAAGTTGAGCGCATGGAGCACCTTGAGGACGTCTTGCTGAGAGTTACGCAACAGGACATCGTCCATCGCAGATTCATCGACCCAAAAAACCGGGCCTATATCCCCGACTTCGGAGTCTACATCTACTACGATGCCGGAAACGGCAAGCGCGTCCCGATGAAGATGAGCCGCCAAATGGTGCTCTTCAACGTCGAGCGCCGCAAAGCGTGGCGCATGCTGCAAAGCCATGCCGGAGTCGTAAACAAAGACTACGAAGCCCAGAAAGCCCTCCTCGCTCAAGTCGACAAAGGTGAGATCAGCCTGCAGGACCTCAAGTCCAAGGGACGCGAACTCCTCGTCGCCGAATAG